Below is a genomic region from Jiangella gansuensis DSM 44835.
GTTCCACGCCATCGACGAGGACGAGTTCGACCGCGTCAACGAGGTTCTGGCGACGCGCTGTGAGGCGGCCGGACTGCCGTTCCAGCTGGGCGGCTCGCACCCCGCGACGCCGGTGATGCTGGGCCGGATCCGCCGCGCGGCGGCAGTGGAGCCGGGCGCGATCCAGGTGATCCTGCCCGACTGGGTGCCGCTGAACGACGACGAGGTCGTGCGGTTCGTGGCCGGTGCGGCCGCGGCCGCCGGGCCGGTGCCGCTCGTGCTCTACAACCCGCCGCACGCCAAGACGCCCGTGTCGCCGGCGTTGCTGGCCCGGGTCGCCGCCGAGGTGCCGCAGCTCATCGGTGTGAAGATGGCCGGCGGCGATGATGCGTGGTACACCGCGATGGCCGAGTTGGCCGTCGACCTGTCCGTCTTCGTGCCGGGCCACCTGCTGGCGACGGGGTTCGCCCGCGGCGCGCACGGCAGCTACTCCAACGTGGCCGCGCTGTCGCCGAGCGGCGCCGTCGACTGGCAACGCCTCATGACGACCGACCCCGGCGAGGCCGCCGATGTCGAGCGGCGCATCGGTGAGCTGTTCCGGCGGCACATCGCGCCGCTGCAGGCAAGCGGGCTGTCGAACCCGGCCCTGGACAAGTTCCTGGCCACCGTGGGTGGTTGGGCCGACGTGGGGCTGCGGTTGCGCTGGCCCGCCTCGTCAGCGCCGGCCGAGGCGGTCCAGCCGGCGCGCGCGGACGCGCACCGGCTGCTGCCGGAGCTGTTCCCGGCCTGACGGCGGGACGCCCGCCCCAGGCGTTTTCCCGCTTCACGTGGCAAGCATTCCTCGTGAAGCGGGAAGACCCATGCCGGACGTGATCACTTGGGGGTCACACCCGTCGGCGCAGTGCCCTCACTGACAGGGGCGCGAACACCGCGGCGATGACTGCGGCCCACAGCAGCGATTGCAGCACCGGCGTGGTCGCGGACGCCACGTGCCACGGAGTGCCGATCGTCTTGTCGCCCAGCATCAGCGCGCGGGACGCGTCGGCGAGGATGGTCACCGGGTTCACCTCGACGAACGCCTGCAGCCAGCCCGGCATGGTGTCGGTGGGAGCGAACACGTTGCTGACGAACGTGACCGGGAACAGCGCGGTGAAGCCGAACAGCTGCACCTTCTCGGGGTCCTTCGCCAGGACGCCCACCAGCACCGACACCCACGAGAACGCCAGCGCGAACACCAGCATCAGCCCGACGGCAGCCAGCAGCGACGCGACGTCGGTGCCGATGCGGAAGCCCAGGATCATGCCGACCGCCAGCAGCAGGAAGATCGACCACGCCTGCTTGGCCTGGTCGGCGATGATGCGGCCGGCCATCGGCGCCCAGCGCGCGATCGGCAACGAGCGCAGCCGGTCGAACACGCCCTTGGTGAGGTCGATGTTGAGCCCGGTGCCGACGTACATGGTGATGAACAGCATGTTCATGACGATGATGCCGGGCAGTGCGAAGGTGAGGTACTCCGCGGTGGAGCCGGCGATGGCGCCGCCGAACACGTACGTGAACAGCAACACGAACATGATGGGCTGGATGCTGAAGTCGCCCAGCTCCCACGGGTTGTGCCGGACCTGCACGATGGTGCGCCAGGCCAGCGTGAGGGTCTGCCGGAGCCCTTCGCCGATGCCGACTCGCGGTTCCAGCTCGGCAGGGGCCGGTGCGGTGGCGGTGGTCATGTCGGGCTCCCTTCGCCCGGGTCGGTGTCGTCGACATCGGTGTCTTCGTCGTCGAGCGGGCGGCCGGTGAGCGACAGGAACACCTCGTTCAGGCTGGCCCCGCGCAGGGTCAGCTCGGTGACCAGCACTCCGGCGTCATCGAGCCGGCGCACCACCGCCGGTAGCACGGCCGGATCGGTGACCGGGGCGGTGACCCTCGCGCCGGCGACCTCCGGAGTACTCTCGGTGAGCTCGCCGACGACGGAGACGACCAGCGACAGGTGGGTCTCGTCCTCCGGTTTGACGGCGAGCGTCTGCGACCCGGTCTTGGCCTTGAGCTCGTCCGGTGTGCCGGTGGCGATGACGCGGCCGCGGTCGATGACCACGATCTCGTCGGCCAGCGTATCGGCTTCGTCGAGGTATTGCGTGGTCAGCAGCACGGTGACGCCGCCGGACACCAGCTGCCGGATCAGCGTCCACAGCTCGGAGCGTGCCCGTGGGTCCAGCCCGGTGGTCGGCTCGTCGAGAAACAGCATGGTCGGCCGGCCGACCAGGCTGGCCGCGAGATCGAGCCGGCGGCGCATGCCGCCGGAGTATGTCTTGGCCGCCCGGTCGGCGGCGCCGGTGAGGTCGAACTCGGCCAGCAGCTCGCGTGCCCGCTGCTTCGCCGTGGCGCGCGGCATGCCCAGCAGGCGGCCGATGAGCAGCAGGTTCTCGGCTCCGGTGAGCATTTCGTCGACGGCGGCGTACTGTCCGGTCAGCCCGACCAGCTGGCGGACCTGATGGGCCTGTCGGACGACGTCGAAGCCGCCGACGGTGGCCGTGCCGTCGTCGGGCGGCAGCAGGGTAGCCAGGACCCGCACGGCGGTGGTCTTGCCGGCGCCGTTGGGGCCGAGCAGGCCGAGCACCGTGCCGGTACGGACCCCGAAACTGACGCCGTCGAGCG
It encodes:
- a CDS encoding dihydrodipicolinate synthase family protein; translated protein: MTPLTADQVRGVWGTLLLPIEDDDSIAWGRLVDQVDTLVASGVDGVYAHGTAGEFHAIDEDEFDRVNEVLATRCEAAGLPFQLGGSHPATPVMLGRIRRAAAVEPGAIQVILPDWVPLNDDEVVRFVAGAAAAAGPVPLVLYNPPHAKTPVSPALLARVAAEVPQLIGVKMAGGDDAWYTAMAELAVDLSVFVPGHLLATGFARGAHGSYSNVAALSPSGAVDWQRLMTTDPGEAADVERRIGELFRRHIAPLQASGLSNPALDKFLATVGGWADVGLRLRWPASSAPAEAVQPARADAHRLLPELFPA
- a CDS encoding daunorubicin resistance protein DrrA family ABC transporter ATP-binding protein, with protein sequence MDHAIWADGLVKRFGETTALDGVSFGVRTGTVLGLLGPNGAGKTTAVRVLATLLPPDDGTATVGGFDVVRQAHQVRQLVGLTGQYAAVDEMLTGAENLLLIGRLLGMPRATAKQRARELLAEFDLTGAADRAAKTYSGGMRRRLDLAASLVGRPTMLFLDEPTTGLDPRARSELWTLIRQLVSGGVTVLLTTQYLDEADTLADEIVVIDRGRVIATGTPDELKAKTGSQTLAVKPEDETHLSLVVSVVGELTESTPEVAGARVTAPVTDPAVLPAVVRRLDDAGVLVTELTLRGASLNEVFLSLTGRPLDDEDTDVDDTDPGEGSPT
- a CDS encoding ABC transporter permease, coding for MTTATAPAPAELEPRVGIGEGLRQTLTLAWRTIVQVRHNPWELGDFSIQPIMFVLLFTYVFGGAIAGSTAEYLTFALPGIIVMNMLFITMYVGTGLNIDLTKGVFDRLRSLPIARWAPMAGRIIADQAKQAWSIFLLLAVGMILGFRIGTDVASLLAAVGLMLVFALAFSWVSVLVGVLAKDPEKVQLFGFTALFPVTFVSNVFAPTDTMPGWLQAFVEVNPVTILADASRALMLGDKTIGTPWHVASATTPVLQSLLWAAVIAAVFAPLSVRALRRRV